The sequence below is a genomic window from Ipomoea triloba cultivar NCNSP0323 chromosome 2, ASM357664v1.
ctaaatataagTACAATTAACTTTCACATTTGCggcaattaataataatggtaggtgcacttaatattgttgcTAGGTGcactttaaagaaaaaaaaaataactacaaattaaatttaaaaagttaaataaaaaaaaaaagtaaaccaTAAATTGTAAAAGGTAGACAATTTCATTGCACTTAATACCTATACATATCGGTGGGATGCATTCTATAGTGTTGCTAAGCACACCCCATAATGTTATTATTTGGACTTAAAGTTTAAAagagggaaaattgtaatttatgccactccataatatgtcaattatcaatgtcacatctgaattattagtggtgtaaatattacctctcatttttcaaaacggtacataaATTGCCCCTCTCATACCgtacactactaataattcaggggtaacattgataattgacatattatggaagggcataaattacaatattccctttaaaatatttatcaaaatgtcactgtgtttttttcttcatttcttgcTTTAATGTTGTCCAGGCCTGGTCCTATTGTTCTATAGGCCCGGggcatgacaaaaaaaaaaggcgcTACTTAGTTTGCATTATacctaatatttaaattacataaggaaaaaatactaatattaaataaCTAGAAATAAGAtgcacaaattttttaaaaattttacataaaaaacaataatcatgagaaaataaaatttataggtGTTTTTCTAAATGTAAAATGATCAATAGCTACATCAGTATattcataaataaagaattatagtttataaaaatgaataaacaatttGATTATTAACATTGTTATTAATTTGAAGTTTGCAAACAATAAcattcttattataataaataataaattgattattaataaaaatttataaaacaaaatttgtaGATAAAAACACATagctaaaaatatttttgactAGGGgcgagaaattaaaatatttcaaaacgCGAAAAAAATGTctcatctgtcccattttatctgtcctacttactattcattggtcataccaactttttcttttttttttgtttattttatttattattttttacttgtttttaaatgtgattttttgtgtttaatagtacttttagtgtgttttctaaatatataaattttgtatattaatattaaacttaatataatgaaaaattgaatttaaaataacttcagtcaaccctttttaaccgaaccagacacataaaatgggacggagggagtaatttataacaaaataatgtacttttagtatattaaaaatgtacttttttatttatggtccatgcaataatgattggatgTGGGTGGGTGGGGGTGGGCCAAGGCAAGGGCACAAGTGCACAAGTGCACAACCTGCCCTTGCCTAAGGTCGGGCTTGAATTGCTGTCATATCTAGTTCTCTCCTAGGTGCATGTTCTTATTTTGATTAGGccatatttggtaaataattagtctatAAGTCAATTTtaacctatttgaccattattagttgtttgacttgattaaaaaaatcaatataaatgctttgttaataagttttttgtaactccaaaatattaaatttcaaaagactattgaaaacaactttttcaattagccttttgagaaaaaattataccaaacagctaactgctaatttaccaaataattttctataatcagctaatattatcaattaattataccttctaactcaatcagctaccAGTAGCTAacatccatttaccaaacagggcgaATGGAATGAATATGGTGTAAATGTGCAGTATACGAATTTCCCTCTTAAATTACGTACCTGAGAGCATATTGTTGCTTGTGGTGAAGTACTGTAGTTTCCCGCTACGGCAGAGATTTTCTGGTAAGGGGCCGAAGAGCTGATTATGATCAATTTCCAGAACACCTAACCTCTCTAATTTCCCAAGCTCCTCGGGGATGGAACCGTCGAGACTGTTCAGCCGGAGAAACAGAACCTCCAATTTACTCAGATTCCCGATCGTCGCCGGAATTGCACCGCTAAGCCTATTCATGCTCAATTCGAGATCGTAAAGGCCCCTGAGATTCCCCACCTCTTGGGGAATGGAACCGGAGAGTCGATTCCCATAGAGATGTAGGAGGGTTAGGCCTGTTAAGTTTCCAATTGACGGAGGAATGGAGCCGGAGAGATTGTTTGACTGGAGGCTAAGCTTCTGGAGCGATTTAATTTTCCCGATTTCCCGCGGGATGGCGCCACTTAACTGATTTTTGAAAAGGTACAGTACCCTGAGGTTAGTCAGGTTCCCAATTGTGGCCGGAATTTCACCGGAAATTTGGTTTGTATTCGCGTAAAGCTCCTCGAGGTTGGGGAGATTCCCGATTTCTTGAGGGATAGAACCCGAGAGGCGATTCTCGTAAAGGAAAAGAGAAGTCAAGTTGGTCAAATTGGCAAAAGAAATGGGAATAGGGCCTTCAAGATTGTTGGAATACAGAGCAAGTTCGGTGAGTGAAACTAACTGGCCTATTTCCCAAGGGATTGAGCCATTCAACTTGTTATCAAACAAATGGAGTGTTTGAAGGTTTGTCAAAAGCCCCATATCTCTCGGGATTGGACCCGAGAACTGATTGATTGACAAATCAAGATAAATCAGTCGAGTAAGACCACTTATCTTGTTGGGTATAGTTCCAGATAAATTATTAATACTAAGATCAAGAAACTCGAGAtttgaaagagaagaaaaagggaAGTCATGGAGCGTGCCGCTGATACCTGAATTTGTAAGATTGAGTCGGTTGACGCTACCTCGGCGACATGATATACCATACCAGAAGCAGCAGGGGATAGAAGCACTGGCGTTGACCTTAGGTTGAAAGGACCATGAAGCTAGAAGGACATTGTTTTGGGTTATAAAAGTGCGCTTCCATTGCAGGAGGGCTGAAGCTTCTTCATTCGACACAAATGAACAAAGAGATCGACGTAAAAGTGGCAGAATTAGGCAGTTGAAAACAAATAGGTGAAATCTCATTGTAAATACAGACTTCACTGAAAGACGACTTAATAATTTTGCCATATTGACTCAGGATTAcactacaaacatatatatatatgcattgcaCGCTGATGACGTTTCTTTTGCAGAAAATTCccttctctttgcaattttaaaattaatacttacagatttttgcatttttagtcccacgattATAGTGACACTATTAGAATTgatccacgacttttaaattttgtaattttggttCACGACTATTATTTctttgcaaaaatggtcctttcgGCAACTTTTTCTCGCCAGAAAAAAATTCCGGCGGATTTTCCGTCAATTTTTTTGCCAGAAAAAAATGGGCAGATTTTCCTTGATATTTTCACTGAAaaattttttcctttcaagcatgattaaaatggacatttacattgttgaaaaaaattcatttttcaagAAAGAAAATATCGATTGTCATCTATAACGCGTCATCTATTGCCGAAAAataactaattcatttctaaaaagtaTGCGATCGTGTCAGCCTAGACTACAAAATTATTTTGGTTTtggtaaacaaattaaaattaaaactaattaatttctaaaaagatatgtagccaatttaatcatttagaaattaattattttaactttaattagtttatcaaaattaaaataattttagagtCAAGACTAATGGGATCGCACGCTTATTAGTTTTTAGAAGTGAATTAGGTTTTTTTGGGGGGCAATAGATGGCGTGTTGAAGATGACAATCGatgttttcttgcttgaaagagaaattttttttcaacaatgtaaatgtccattttaacCGTGCTTGaaaggaaattttttttgggCGAAAAAATGACGAAACATTTGCCCATTTTTTCCCGGCGAAAAAAGTAGCCGAAAGGAccattttctgcaaaaaaaaaaaaaaaaaaaacaatagtcgtggaccaaaattgtaaagtttgaaagtcgtggatcaaTTCTGATagtgccactatagtcgtgggactaaaaatgtaaaaaatccTTAATACTTATTATCTccaagcactttgtgcttagATGGCATgtactctcccatatgggaggtcatgagatcttGTCTTAGTAGAGACGAATTGACcctctttgtacttcaacaagttgagaaagtatgtaatagagtcaattgTATTCAAGAGAAAAAAATACTTATCTCCATTATTCTTCTTTTAGCTtagaaagagttaatttcattttttatcttaGATTTATAAGTCATAGtccacttttaatcatttttatcaGAACTTTCTCATTTagttttagtattattgtgacatgattatTTTTAGTCTTTCGTTAACAAAATGgttgaaatgttgttaaatacaaagacatttcaatctttttttatatataaagtaagttgatccgctatatttttattttattttttttgaaaaatctataattgaagaccgaaattcCCTTTTATTTAAtgactagtttttcacgcgcattgcgcgaatgagataatgcccaatatttattattaaataagtatttcaaagtatatcaatgcaaaattatataggagatgttcatgcatatataattgaatgttaaatttatttatttaaatcggtaattcaaaatttatgaatgcaagataatatatgaaagattgattatattgtcacaaaaataaatgtttaaaattttgtaaaaaggccaatctaaatacttagtctaaaaatgatagtataaataaatactacataCTTTTTCGTTTAAATTTCTCTAAGCCTTTTTTATTCTCTTtcgggtagcattgtcattgctTTTATcttcagtatttttttttaaatttatttattggtatttggtaatgtgtcatgtgcaattgagttattgtagtagtatagagggcaacatcatgcaatgagattatgatgtaggaagttgtggatttgttccgttgtatttgtatatatgactgagatcttagttgtactataagTTCTTAATCTTGCAAGTgcctattgatatttgacagTGGTAGATTTTCCttctacatgtttcatgtgttgtgagatgtgtgtcttgcattctcatgtgaaagtattgaacaaaatattaatatttattatatttgtagaaggttaatgagtagtatattttgttctagtttcataacttatttacatgatagtaacaacaatagctTTGCAGATAGTTTGAATACTGATGTTGCAATATGTCtagtttcatcaacagtttctacatccattttgcacatgtttttttttaattcatatttttggaattagtatgaatgagtgtagtacttgattttgtgggtgcatgtatgtgtgtgtgtgtgtgtgtgtgtgtgtgttttttttttttttttttttgtaaatctttttgttgatttgatactaatcttaGAGTACCCATTGCTGCCTTTTTATCACaatgcagttaaatagtttgccactttgttcataaatatttttaaacagtggctacattctatataccaattatttttgttgttaagatcgatgttgattttgtctttaatccaaacatgttgattgtagaaaataaaatgatgaattgtaaatttatattagttctattatatttaaagaatgcacaataagtatttttacatacaagattaatgaatgctacGGCGATAgtagttatttttcaaatttttttctaaatttgaaagattgattcgaacaatgttgtagtctcagcatcttttcaatgcatcaagtgtgttaTGATGTTCTATTGcactacattgacatttttaataataagttttaaatcaatttattgcgttatttgaatgtcttctgttgtcaacaaatcctccataagtggttaatatgattgggttaaaactattttttttaaaaaaaatatttccatgttattacataatacttggtaaataaatatataacattattttttagtataactttgatatttaattacaagatagtgtaaaaaatacaatgaacaatgtagtgaatataattaattaataaatttgaaggtaatgaatctttgtattgtaaaaaatatagacaatataactaatgaaattatatctctttttttaatttttttaataatgaatattattttttgaataaaggtattgtagacatcgaattataaattaaagttatgcataagtatttttttgttgttgtaactactaatttatttaatttaataagagtaatagagtgagttacttacttttgaataatatactcttaacatattcgtaatatatgttcaacaattatgccaactttgattaggatgaggttcgaacctaagatcttacttatagaaattaatgggtaagttgaaagttaacaaaatattaacggaaaagataatatttaatggaaaattTAACGGAGAATCATATAATTAacgataaattaggaaatctcaaggaaaatttaaatataaacaatctgaaccatccatttgatttaataatttgaccgtcattttttctacccattatagacctaactttctttgactcttattagtatagtagatatttaggaccaaaaaaagGACCAATTAATTGAAGCCCGTTGCACAATTAAATCAATGTCTAAGGTTGTTAGGCTTTGTTGTTTACCTAGCCGGCAAAGTATTATTAGAGTctccctgtgaccctagccggcaaagtttttttaaaagaaaacacAAGGAGG
It includes:
- the LOC116009773 gene encoding MDIS1-interacting receptor like kinase 2-like, with the translated sequence MRFHLFVFNCLILPLLRRSLCSFVSNEEASALLQWKRTFITQNNVLLASWSFQPKVNASASIPCCFWYGISCRRGSVNRLNLTNSGISGTLHDFPFSSLSNLEFLDLSINNLSGTIPNKISGLTRLIYLDLSINQFSGPIPRDMGLLTNLQTLHLFDNKLNGSIPWEIGQLVSLTELALYSNNLEGPIPISFANLTNLTSLFLYENRLSGSIPQEIGNLPNLEELYANTNQISGEIPATIGNLTNLRVLYLFKNQLSGAIPREIGKIKSLQKLSLQSNNLSGSIPPSIGNLTGLTLLHLYGNRLSGSIPQEVGNLRGLYDLELSMNRLSGAIPATIGNLSKLEVLFLRLNSLDGSIPEELGKLERLGVLEIDHNQLFGPLPENLCRSGKLQYFTTSNNMLSGPIPKSLKNCSSLTRVRLSKNQFSGDISEAFGIYPNLQFMDLSDNNFHGVLSKHWGSSKQLSNLWISRNNISGIIPPEIGDITQLTWLDLSENHIVGEIPKEFEELTFLQNLDLSKNMLNGSIPEYMGGFRHLLTLNLSWNGLSGPIPTGFEKLRNISFVDLSFNNLEGHIPNFMKHMNATLEGNKGLCGNMDGFEPCQSSHSSRKGKKFVHVVIIVIPIIVALSMALFGFVEVYHLYRRRKRAENAQSNGSQVLEKRVELE